TTAGCTGGAATTGGGCAGTGGACTTTCAAAACATCGGGGCACGAAATGTTGAAGTAATTACCAATGGTTACGATGAGGATGATTTTGAAAATATAAAATCATCACCTTCTAAAAAGTTTGAATTAATTCATATTGGTTCACTTAACAAAGACCGGAATCCGATAAATTTTTGGGAGGCATTATCTGAGTTGATTAAGGAAAACAAAAAATTGACTAAAGATCTAAAAATCACATTTATCGGGCAAACCGATTATTCTGTGTTTGAAAGCCTAAAAAAATATTCCCTTGATAATTATGCTGAAAAAGCAGATTATAAACCTCATGATGAATTAATGAATATCGCTGGAACTGCAAGGATTCTGCTGCTTCCATTGAATGATACACCTAATGTTAATGGAATTATTCCTGGAAAATTATTCGAATACATTGCCTTGAAAATACCAATTCTGTGCATCGGCCCGGAAAATGGAGATAGTGCAAAAATTATTAATGAATGTAATGCAGGAATTGTCGCTGATTTTGAGGATAAAGAAAAAATAAAAACAGCCTTACAAGGATTTTATAAAGAATTCATTGATGGGAGATTGTCATATTCTACTGTCGATAATAACAGATTAAAGTATTCACGTAAAAAACTTACAAAGGATATTGCGGATATATTAAATGTAATATCGGAAAATAAATAGAATTTAAATGAAAGTTGTAAATATAGTTGGGGCCCGGCCAAATTTTGTGAAAATATCTCCTTTAATGCATGCGATGCAAAATTCACATTTCATCGAACCAATTTTATTACACACCGGACAGCATTATGATTACAATATGTCTGAGAGTTTTTTCAGGGAACTGGCAATCCCTGAGCCTGATGTATATTTGAATGTAGGATCGGATACGCATGGCAAGCAGGTTGCCATGATAATGAAAAAATTCGATGATTTTTGTGAAGAACATCATCCGGAACTGGTGGTAGTGGTTGGTGATGTAAACTCAACAATGGCTTGCAGCCTTGTAGCCGTAAAACGGCATATTAAGGTGGCTCATATTGAAGCTGGTATCCGTAGTTATGACAGAAGTATGCCCGAAGAAGTGAACCGGATTGTAACCGATTCGGTGGCAGATTTACTTTTGCCACCTTCAAAGGATGCTGTGGAAAACCTTTTAAAAGAAGGACATACAAGCGAACAAATACACCTGGTTGGGAATATAATGATTGATACATTGTTAAGAAATCAGCCTAAGATATTAGGTTCCGATATCCTGCAAACATTAGCAATAAATCCAAAAGAGTTTGCCCTGCTAACATTACATCGGCCTTCAAATGTAGATGATATAAAAAGTTTAGGAAATATAATTGAAGCTCTTGAAATTATTCAAGATCGCATTAAAATTGTTTTCCCTGTTCATCCGAGAACCAAAAAACGGATCGAAGAATTTGGTTTGTTGAATAGAATAAATCAGTCAGAAAACATTATCCTAACTGAACCACTGGGTTATTTTGATTTTGGAAAACTCGTATATGAAGCAAATTTTGTAATGACTGATAGTGGAGGTATTCAGGAAGAAACAACCGTGTATCAGATACCGTGTATTACTATTCGGGACAACACTGAACGTCCAGTTACCATTTGGGAGGGAACCAATGAACTGGCAGGTTCCAATAAAGAAAAAATAGTTGATTTTGCCAATCAAATACTGGATGGCAACTGGAAAAAAGGAAAAATTCCCGAATTATGGGATGGGAAAACTGCTGAGCGGATTGTACATGTTTTTGAAAAATTAAATCTCTAAATTTTCCGTTAGATGTACCTATTGATTTGATTCTCTAATAAATAAGCCATCAATCGTGTGAACTCTTCCTGTTTTTAAGTTAACACCCTCAATATTGAAACTATATGGGTTAAAATTATGTTGTTTAAGAAAATCAATAATTTCATAAAATGTGAATTTTGTATTTTCGTAAATGCTTATCAAGGGTATTTCTATTTTGATACCCTGAATTCTCTTTAATGTGTTTTTAGCTCCTTCTAAAACTTCTTTTTCAAATCCTTGTGTGTCTATTTTTAATAGTATTG
This window of the Bacteroidales bacterium genome carries:
- a CDS encoding glycosyltransferase, translated to SWNWAVDFQNIGARNVEVITNGYDEDDFENIKSSPSKKFELIHIGSLNKDRNPINFWEALSELIKENKKLTKDLKITFIGQTDYSVFESLKKYSLDNYAEKADYKPHDELMNIAGTARILLLPLNDTPNVNGIIPGKLFEYIALKIPILCIGPENGDSAKIINECNAGIVADFEDKEKIKTALQGFYKEFIDGRLSYSTVDNNRLKYSRKKLTKDIADILNVISENK
- the wecB gene encoding UDP-N-acetylglucosamine 2-epimerase (non-hydrolyzing), which gives rise to MKVVNIVGARPNFVKISPLMHAMQNSHFIEPILLHTGQHYDYNMSESFFRELAIPEPDVYLNVGSDTHGKQVAMIMKKFDDFCEEHHPELVVVVGDVNSTMACSLVAVKRHIKVAHIEAGIRSYDRSMPEEVNRIVTDSVADLLLPPSKDAVENLLKEGHTSEQIHLVGNIMIDTLLRNQPKILGSDILQTLAINPKEFALLTLHRPSNVDDIKSLGNIIEALEIIQDRIKIVFPVHPRTKKRIEEFGLLNRINQSENIILTEPLGYFDFGKLVYEANFVMTDSGGIQEETTVYQIPCITIRDNTERPVTIWEGTNELAGSNKEKIVDFANQILDGNWKKGKIPELWDGKTAERIVHVFEKLNL